The following coding sequences are from one Novosphingobium sp. KACC 22771 window:
- a CDS encoding TadE/TadG family type IV pilus assembly protein, with protein MIDRHNGAVQHPARPFLSRLIANRRGNALPMLALILSLLMAFVGCAVDGARMYMVNARLQQACDAGVLAGRKAMTDTSTGNTTLDATAKAAANAFFANNIRTGWYGITALGFTPAKTADAQVSATASATMPMTLMRAFGYNSITLNAVCQATYQISDTDVIFVLDTTGSMACLPSDDTTACNNYVNSVTATAYTRPADGTASGNTSTAGYPGSTAYYVPEKSGSRIAALRAAVLSFYDTMAASIDVNTRVRYGFVTYTSTVNSGRAIMDINPAYMVGGLGSLNLSWNYQTRVLNGTGFSFSCFCILPNWQYKQSPQLLTTYVTGAPTVDPTKFVNTTDTWEGCIEEAYTTPGITSFSTSGLPNDLNPDLKPGSDIRTQWKPMWTAVTYARNNYTSTANATSSGDTGSSPNLDQAAYYQAGYISCGKPVSRLATMTRTQVSNYVNAGDFRAMGGTYHDIGMIWGTRLISPDGIFAADTAASTGRDAPKRIIVFLTDGDMSPSQYIYGSYGIEYYDQRVSGGDLGNLKNYHNARFLASCAAAKAKNISVWTVALGMSSTTELTQCATTPSQALSTTSGSGLSTQFATIASKIAKLRISK; from the coding sequence ATGATTGATCGGCATAATGGCGCGGTGCAACACCCGGCCCGCCCTTTCCTTTCGCGCCTGATCGCCAACCGGCGGGGCAATGCGCTGCCGATGCTGGCGCTGATCCTGTCGCTGCTGATGGCCTTTGTCGGCTGCGCGGTGGACGGGGCGCGGATGTATATGGTCAATGCCCGGCTGCAGCAGGCCTGCGATGCCGGTGTGCTGGCCGGGCGCAAGGCGATGACCGACACCAGCACCGGCAACACCACGCTGGATGCCACGGCCAAGGCGGCGGCGAATGCCTTTTTCGCCAACAATATCCGCACCGGCTGGTATGGCATCACGGCGCTCGGCTTTACCCCCGCCAAGACCGCCGACGCCCAGGTCAGCGCCACCGCCAGCGCGACCATGCCCATGACGCTGATGCGCGCCTTTGGCTATAATTCGATCACGCTCAACGCCGTGTGCCAGGCCACCTATCAGATCAGCGACACCGATGTGATCTTCGTGCTGGACACCACCGGCTCGATGGCCTGCCTGCCCTCGGACGACACCACCGCCTGCAACAATTACGTTAACTCTGTGACCGCCACGGCCTATACCCGCCCGGCGGACGGCACCGCCAGCGGCAACACCAGCACGGCCGGATATCCCGGATCAACCGCCTATTATGTGCCGGAAAAATCGGGATCGCGGATCGCCGCGCTGCGCGCCGCAGTGCTTTCCTTCTATGATACGATGGCCGCCTCGATCGATGTGAACACGCGCGTGCGCTATGGCTTTGTCACCTATACCTCCACGGTCAATTCGGGCCGCGCGATCATGGATATCAATCCGGCCTATATGGTGGGCGGACTGGGCAGCCTGAACCTGAGCTGGAATTATCAGACCCGCGTGCTGAACGGCACGGGCTTCTCTTTCTCCTGCTTCTGCATCCTGCCCAACTGGCAGTACAAACAAAGCCCGCAACTGCTCACCACCTATGTCACCGGCGCGCCGACGGTGGACCCGACCAAATTCGTGAACACCACCGACACGTGGGAGGGCTGTATCGAGGAAGCCTATACCACGCCGGGCATCACCAGCTTTTCCACCTCCGGCCTGCCCAATGACCTCAACCCCGATCTGAAACCGGGCAGCGACATCCGCACGCAATGGAAACCGATGTGGACCGCCGTCACCTATGCCCGCAACAATTACACCAGCACCGCCAATGCGACGTCCAGCGGCGACACCGGCAGCAGCCCCAACCTTGATCAGGCCGCCTATTATCAGGCCGGCTATATCAGCTGCGGCAAGCCGGTCTCGCGTCTGGCCACGATGACCCGCACGCAGGTGTCCAATTACGTCAACGCCGGCGATTTTCGCGCCATGGGCGGCACGTATCACGATATCGGCATGATCTGGGGCACGCGGCTGATCTCGCCCGACGGCATCTTTGCCGCCGACACCGCCGCCTCGACCGGACGCGATGCGCCCAAGCGGATCATCGTGTTCCTGACCGACGGCGATATGTCGCCCAGCCAGTATATCTATGGTTCCTATGGCATCGAATATTACGACCAGCGCGTGTCGGGCGGCGATCTGGGCAATCTGAAAAATTATCACAATGCCCGCTTCCTCGCCTCCTGCGCGGCGGCCAAGGCCAAGAACATCAGCGTATGGACCGTGGCGCTGGGCATGAGCAGCACGACCGAACTGACCCAATGCGCGACGACGCCATCGCAGGCGCTCTCCACCACATCGGGATCGGGCCTCTCGACACAATTTGCCACGATCGCCAGCAAGATCGCCAAGCTGCGGATTTCGAAATGA
- a CDS encoding TadE/TadG family type IV pilus assembly protein, whose amino-acid sequence MRRLWRDTGGAALVEFALVLPVMLLMGMGLCEMAYQAYMQAVLTGAVQKAGRDSTVEGANTATIDSGVLQAVKNINGKAAFVAGYPTRKSYASFGYISPESFVDSNGNGVRDPGECFTDVNGNGIWDADPGVSGNGGAGDTVLYTASITYTRLFPLGIWMGWGKTATLSANTILKNQPWAAQTTAAAATVCT is encoded by the coding sequence ATGAGGCGGCTTTGGCGTGATACGGGCGGGGCGGCGCTGGTGGAATTTGCGCTGGTGCTGCCGGTGATGCTGCTGATGGGCATGGGCCTGTGCGAAATGGCGTATCAGGCCTATATGCAGGCGGTGCTGACGGGCGCGGTGCAAAAGGCAGGGCGCGACAGCACCGTGGAAGGCGCCAACACCGCCACCATCGACAGCGGCGTGCTGCAGGCTGTCAAAAACATCAACGGCAAGGCCGCCTTCGTGGCGGGCTATCCCACGCGCAAGTCCTATGCCTCCTTCGGCTATATCTCGCCCGAGAGCTTTGTGGACAGCAACGGCAATGGTGTGCGCGATCCCGGCGAATGCTTTACCGACGTAAACGGCAACGGCATCTGGGATGCCGATCCGGGCGTGTCGGGCAATGGCGGCGCGGGCGACACCGTGCTTTACACCGCCTCGATCACCTATACGCGCCTGTTTCCGCTGGGGATCTGGATGGGCTGGGGCAAAACCGCGACGCTTTCGGCCAACACGATCCTGAAAAACCAGCCGTGGGCGGCACAGACCACCGCTGCTGCGGCCACGGTATGCACATGA
- a CDS encoding TadE/TadG family type IV pilus assembly protein, whose product MRPLLRRIARDSSGASLIEFALALPIVFYMGGAGIEYTNMARVHLQISQIALDLADNASRVGLSSNLAATQIRETDMNDVLAGARLQGNGLGLTTNGRITISSLEMVMQSYDTVPVQRIHWQRCVGLKSGTGFASSYGTTSTTAGTDATLANAGTTMSTGMGDTGYKVSAPTGAGVMFVEVNYTYQPFFGTMFVTNKVMHYTASFVVRDLRDYAQIYNPSPAATRMTCDRFTS is encoded by the coding sequence ATGAGGCCGCTGCTGCGCCGCATTGCCCGCGATTCGTCGGGGGCCTCGCTGATCGAATTCGCATTGGCGCTGCCCATTGTGTTCTACATGGGCGGGGCGGGCATCGAATACACCAATATGGCCCGCGTCCATCTCCAGATCAGCCAGATCGCGCTCGATCTGGCCGACAATGCCAGCCGGGTTGGCCTTTCCAGCAATCTGGCCGCGACCCAGATCCGCGAGACGGACATGAACGACGTGCTGGCGGGCGCGCGGCTGCAAGGCAACGGGCTGGGCCTGACCACCAATGGGCGCATCACCATTTCCAGCCTGGAGATGGTGATGCAATCCTATGACACCGTGCCGGTCCAGCGCATCCACTGGCAACGCTGCGTCGGGCTGAAAAGCGGCACGGGCTTTGCCTCATCCTATGGCACGACATCGACCACGGCGGGCACGGACGCCACGCTGGCCAATGCGGGCACCACCATGAGCACCGGCATGGGCGACACCGGCTACAAGGTCAGCGCCCCCACAGGCGCCGGGGTGATGTTTGTCGAGGTCAATTACACCTATCAGCCCTTCTTCGGCACGATGTTCGTGACCAACAAGGTCATGCATTACACGGCAAGCTTTGTGGTGCGCGACCTGCGCGATTATGCGCAGATCTATAATCCCAGCCCGGCGGCAACGCGCATGACCTGTGACAGGTTCACAAGCTGA
- a CDS encoding ATP-binding response regulator, giving the protein MIETLRLMDRIKSAPGRFMLVMAAMALMMTAIIAAAYAVLDRILPPQDMPAVRAVLITALGALLAVGGALGGLVLRAYDSRRAALAEARRHVASLSAEVAAHNATLEELHLAKEVAEAANSAKSRYLVSVSHEIRSPLNSIYGYAQLLERGHDIAPIEAARIIRRSSEHLTNLVEGLLDISHVESGVLRLSNDTVRLKSLLDQVASMFRPQAQSRGLTLVYETHGNLPEFVRTDQKRLRQILINLLSNAIKFTKAGQVTFGVTCRSQVMSFTIADTGIGIEPQDLARIFAPFERGTHPEAQRQKGIGLGLAITQALVHILGGDLAVTSEPGVGTTFTVRLMLSPVQASVQEVKSTRAITGYDGPPRCVLLIDDDPDQTSLLRGLLEPLGFTIHSANDGDRGLELARKHQPELVLLDVTMPGLSGWEVARRLRAMRGGDIRIIMVSGDAHEIRQGSAGFIAHDQFLIKPVDLDALIDAVGGLLGLHWRGRAEETEAPEPAAEREALPEEARPFLDDIESDLRIGHVRGVEKAIRAMEAAVPQAAPLAKRLLASLDRFDLGELAAELAAASCGRGEA; this is encoded by the coding sequence ATGATCGAAACCTTGCGTCTGATGGACCGGATCAAGTCCGCGCCGGGGCGGTTCATGCTGGTGATGGCGGCGATGGCGCTGATGATGACGGCGATCATCGCGGCGGCCTATGCCGTGCTGGACCGGATCCTGCCGCCGCAGGACATGCCGGCGGTGCGCGCGGTGCTGATCACGGCGCTGGGGGCGCTGCTGGCGGTGGGCGGGGCGCTGGGCGGGCTGGTCCTGCGCGCCTATGACAGCCGCCGCGCCGCTCTGGCCGAGGCGCGCCGCCATGTCGCCAGCCTGAGCGCGGAGGTGGCCGCGCATAATGCCACGCTGGAGGAACTGCATCTGGCCAAGGAGGTCGCCGAGGCGGCCAACAGCGCGAAGAGCCGCTATCTCGTCTCGGTCAGCCACGAGATCCGCTCGCCGCTCAATTCGATCTATGGCTATGCGCAATTGCTCGAACGCGGCCATGACATCGCCCCCATCGAGGCCGCGCGCATCATCCGCCGCTCGTCCGAACATCTGACCAATCTGGTCGAGGGCCTGCTCGACATCAGCCATGTCGAGAGCGGAGTGCTGCGCCTGTCGAACGATACGGTGCGCCTCAAAAGCCTGCTCGACCAGGTGGCCAGCATGTTCCGCCCCCAGGCCCAGTCGCGCGGCCTGACGCTGGTCTATGAAACGCACGGCAACCTGCCCGAATTCGTGCGGACGGATCAAAAACGCTTGCGCCAGATCCTGATCAACCTGCTCTCCAACGCGATCAAGTTCACCAAAGCCGGACAGGTCACTTTCGGCGTCACCTGCCGCTCGCAAGTGATGAGCTTTACCATCGCGGACACCGGAATCGGCATCGAGCCGCAGGATCTGGCCCGCATCTTCGCTCCCTTTGAGCGCGGCACGCACCCGGAGGCGCAGCGGCAAAAGGGCATCGGCCTTGGTCTGGCGATCACGCAGGCGCTGGTGCATATCCTTGGCGGCGATCTGGCCGTGACCAGCGAGCCGGGCGTGGGCACCACTTTCACCGTGCGCCTGATGCTCAGCCCGGTGCAGGCCAGCGTGCAGGAGGTGAAAAGTACCCGCGCCATCACCGGCTATGACGGCCCGCCGCGCTGCGTGCTGCTGATCGATGATGACCCGGACCAGACCTCGCTGCTGCGCGGCCTGCTCGAACCCTTGGGCTTTACCATCCATTCGGCCAATGACGGCGACCGGGGGCTGGAACTGGCGCGCAAGCATCAACCCGAACTGGTGCTGCTCGATGTCACCATGCCGGGCCTGTCGGGGTGGGAAGTGGCGCGGCGGCTGCGCGCGATGCGGGGCGGCGATATCCGCATCATCATGGTTTCGGGCGACGCGCATGAGATCCGGCAGGGCAGCGCGGGTTTCATCGCCCATGATCAGTTCCTCATCAAGCCGGTCGATCTGGACGCGCTGATCGACGCGGTGGGCGGGCTGCTGGGCCTGCATTGGCGCGGGCGGGCCGAGGAGACCGAGGCCCCCGAACCCGCCGCCGAGCGCGAGGCCCTGCCCGAGGAGGCGCGCCCCTTTCTGGACGATATCGAGAGCGATCTGCGCATCGGCCATGTGCGCGGGGTGGAAAAAGCGATCCGCGCGATGGAGGCCGCCGTGCCGCAGGCCGCCCCCCTCGCCAAACGGCTGCTGGCCAGCCTCGACCGCTTCGACCTTGGCGAACTGGCCGCGGAACTGGCCGCCGCATCGTGCGGGCGCGGAGAGGCATGA
- a CDS encoding response regulator: MMRHDPLMVQDPQAHVDTVLVVDDTPESLRFLADTLEVEGIRVLIATSGEAALSLLSHIVPDLILMDAVMPGIGGFEATRILKRNPASARVPVIFMTGLTESEHVLAALEAGGVDYVRKPLVINELIARVRVHMANARLAQDSQAALDASGRHLIAMGRDEQLLWWTPQAGSLLAENCPEWSVIPGPAPAALRPALARLARADESGASVRLDLAHSTLELVLVARMRGAEWLVRLNDVNPAGDIALLQARHGLTSREAEILLWISYGKPNRVISEILSISPRTVNKHLEQVFVKLGVETRAAAAALAVRAISR, from the coding sequence ATGATGCGCCACGATCCGCTGATGGTGCAGGACCCGCAGGCCCATGTCGACACCGTACTGGTGGTGGATGACACGCCCGAATCTTTGCGCTTTCTGGCCGATACGCTGGAGGTCGAGGGCATCCGCGTGCTGATCGCCACCAGCGGCGAGGCGGCGCTTTCGCTGCTTTCCCATATCGTGCCCGATCTGATCCTGATGGATGCGGTGATGCCGGGCATCGGCGGCTTTGAGGCCACGCGCATCCTCAAACGCAACCCGGCCAGCGCGCGCGTCCCCGTCATTTTCATGACCGGCCTGACCGAGAGCGAGCATGTGTTGGCGGCGCTGGAGGCGGGCGGGGTGGATTATGTGCGCAAGCCCTTGGTCATCAACGAATTGATCGCGCGGGTGCGGGTGCATATGGCCAATGCGCGTCTGGCGCAGGACAGCCAGGCCGCGCTGGATGCCAGCGGGCGACACCTGATCGCCATGGGCCGCGATGAGCAATTGCTGTGGTGGACCCCGCAGGCGGGCAGCCTGCTGGCGGAAAATTGCCCGGAATGGAGCGTGATCCCCGGCCCCGCCCCCGCCGCGCTGCGCCCTGCCCTTGCCCGTCTGGCCCGCGCCGATGAAAGCGGGGCCAGCGTCCGGCTCGACCTTGCCCATTCGACGCTCGAACTGGTGCTGGTGGCGCGAATGCGCGGGGCCGAATGGCTGGTGCGGCTGAACGATGTCAATCCGGCGGGCGACATCGCCCTGCTTCAGGCCCGCCATGGCTTGACCAGCCGCGAGGCCGAGATCCTGCTGTGGATCAGCTATGGCAAGCCCAACCGCGTCATCAGCGAGATCCTCTCGATCTCTCCGCGCACGGTGAACAAGCATCTGGAGCAGGTTTTTGTGAAGCTGGGCGTGGAAACGCGCGCGGCGGCGGCGGCGCTGGCGGTGCGGGCAATCAGCCGATAA
- the bioB gene encoding biotin synthase BioB — MTVPHPETPANSPVARTDWTREEIAALFDLPFTELVYRAAEIHRVNHPANEVQLSTLLSIKTGGCVEDCGYCSQSVKADSGVKATKLMEVQSVLQAAARAKDQGSSRFCMGAAWRNPKDRDMPAIIEMVKGVRAMGLETCMTLGMLSDHQADMLADAGLDYYNHNIDTSPEKYEEITSTRTMGDRLDTLGQVRRAGINVCSGGIVGMGETRSDRVGFVHTLATLPSHPQSVPINALVPVKGTVLGNMLADTPLARIDDVEFVRTVAVARITMPASMVRLSAGRESMSEMTQAMCFLAGANSIFTGDKLLTAPNAGDDNDMAMFARLGLKAMAVNRTEAEIAAEAMPKGCVKLEQMI, encoded by the coding sequence ATGACCGTGCCCCATCCCGAAACCCCGGCCAATTCTCCTGTGGCCCGCACCGACTGGACCCGCGAGGAGATCGCGGCCCTGTTCGATCTGCCCTTTACCGAACTGGTCTATCGGGCGGCGGAAATTCACCGCGTCAACCATCCGGCCAACGAGGTGCAGCTTTCCACCCTGCTCTCGATCAAGACCGGCGGATGCGTCGAGGATTGCGGCTATTGCAGCCAGAGCGTCAAGGCCGACAGCGGCGTGAAAGCCACCAAGCTGATGGAAGTGCAGTCGGTTTTGCAGGCCGCCGCCCGCGCCAAGGATCAGGGGTCCAGCCGCTTCTGCATGGGCGCGGCATGGCGCAATCCCAAGGACCGCGACATGCCCGCCATCATCGAAATGGTGAAGGGCGTGCGCGCCATGGGCCTTGAAACCTGCATGACGCTGGGGATGCTGTCCGATCATCAGGCCGATATGCTGGCCGATGCGGGGCTGGATTATTACAATCACAATATCGACACTTCCCCGGAGAAATACGAGGAAATCACCAGCACGCGCACGATGGGCGACCGTCTCGACACGCTGGGCCAGGTGCGCCGCGCCGGGATCAACGTGTGCAGCGGCGGGATCGTCGGCATGGGCGAAACCCGCAGCGACCGGGTGGGTTTTGTCCATACGCTGGCCACTTTGCCCTCGCACCCCCAATCGGTGCCGATCAACGCGCTGGTGCCGGTCAAGGGCACGGTGCTGGGCAATATGCTGGCCGATACGCCGCTGGCCAGGATTGATGATGTGGAATTCGTGCGCACCGTCGCGGTGGCGCGCATCACCATGCCTGCCTCGATGGTGCGCCTGAGCGCTGGGCGCGAATCGATGTCGGAAATGACGCAGGCGATGTGCTTCCTTGCGGGCGCCAATTCGATCTTCACCGGCGACAAGCTGCTGACCGCGCCCAATGCGGGCGATGACAATGACATGGCGATGTTTGCGCGCCTTGGCCTGAAAGCCATGGCTGTGAACCGCACCGAGGCGGAAATCGCCGCCGAAGCAATGCCCAAGGGCTGCGTCAAGCTGGAGCAGATGATCTGA
- a CDS encoding aminotransferase class I/II-fold pyridoxal phosphate-dependent enzyme, translating into MKGFETHLAAALERIDQRDERRILRAAAPQDGGRLTRDGAVLVDFSSNDYLGLSRHPLLAQRSAECALAHGAGSAASRLVTGTQPLHLAVEDKIARFKGKEAALLFPSGWHCNAAVLAALLRAAPGASLFTDRLIHGSLHAGAAAHRQIRFRHNDLDHLAELLARAEGPKIIVTESVFSMDGDRADVAALADLARAHDAFLYVDEAHATGVLGPQGRGLTYGHDVDLVMGTFSKALGCMGAYVAGSRLLIDYLINACGGFIFSTAPSPAMLGAVDAALDLVPGMEHERAVLADHGAFFRESLKDAGIATAESSTQIVPVIVGDAGAALALAQDLTAAGMLAVAIRPPTVPPGTSRLRVALHANHAHADVAALARAIAARIGR; encoded by the coding sequence CTGAAGGGCTTTGAAACCCACCTCGCCGCCGCGCTGGAGCGCATAGACCAGCGCGACGAGCGGCGCATCCTGCGCGCCGCCGCGCCGCAGGATGGCGGGCGGTTGACGCGCGATGGGGCGGTGCTGGTCGATTTTTCCAGCAATGATTACCTCGGCCTCTCACGCCATCCGTTGCTGGCGCAGCGATCGGCGGAATGTGCGCTGGCCCATGGCGCGGGATCGGCAGCCTCCCGGTTGGTCACGGGCACCCAGCCGCTGCATTTGGCGGTTGAGGACAAGATCGCCCGGTTCAAGGGCAAAGAGGCCGCGCTGCTGTTTCCCAGCGGATGGCATTGCAATGCGGCGGTGCTGGCGGCCTTGCTGCGCGCCGCGCCGGGGGCCTCGCTGTTCACCGACCGGCTGATCCATGGCAGCCTGCACGCAGGCGCAGCGGCGCATCGGCAAATCCGCTTTCGCCACAATGATCTGGACCATCTGGCCGAACTGTTGGCGCGGGCCGAGGGGCCGAAGATCATCGTCACCGAAAGCGTGTTCAGCATGGACGGCGACCGGGCCGATGTGGCGGCGCTGGCCGATCTGGCGCGGGCGCATGATGCGTTCCTCTATGTGGATGAGGCCCATGCCACCGGCGTGCTGGGGCCGCAGGGGCGCGGGCTGACCTATGGCCATGACGTCGATCTGGTGATGGGCACGTTCAGCAAGGCGCTGGGCTGTATGGGCGCCTATGTCGCGGGCAGCCGGTTGCTGATCGACTATCTGATCAATGCCTGCGGGGGGTTCATCTTTTCGACCGCGCCCTCGCCCGCGATGTTGGGGGCGGTGGATGCCGCGCTCGATCTCGTGCCGGGGATGGAGCATGAGCGGGCGGTTCTGGCCGATCACGGCGCGTTTTTCCGGGAAAGCCTGAAGGATGCGGGCATTGCCACGGCCGAGAGCAGCACGCAGATTGTGCCGGTGATCGTGGGCGATGCCGGGGCGGCGCTGGCGCTGGCGCAGGATCTGACGGCGGCGGGCATGCTGGCCGTGGCGATCCGCCCGCCCACCGTGCCGCCGGGCACCAGCCGGTTGCGCGTGGCGCTGCATGCCAACCACGCCCATGCCGATGTGGCCGCGCTGGCCCGCGCGATTGCGGCGCGGATCGGCCGATGA
- a CDS encoding alpha/beta fold hydrolase — protein MPMWPRWPARLRRGSADERVKAVKIALLHGWGFDAGVWDALAPLLAGDVARMDRGYFGAPVDAERPDLMIGHSLGAMLLARRWSDVPLVAINGFDRFCGADAVAPRVVARMVKRFGEDPAKVLADFRATIHAAPAPAIVSGARLGADLALLADETPAPAHRAPVLVLQAGDDPLLPPAMRAGAFAGGIERAAAVCPAGGHLLPLTQAAWCAQAIADFAR, from the coding sequence ATGCCGATGTGGCCGCGCTGGCCCGCGCGATTGCGGCGCGGATCGGCCGATGAAAGGGTCAAGGCGGTGAAGATCGCGCTGCTCCATGGCTGGGGGTTTGACGCGGGCGTGTGGGATGCGCTGGCGCCTCTCTTGGCGGGCGATGTGGCGCGGATGGATCGCGGCTATTTCGGCGCGCCGGTCGATGCCGAGCGGCCCGATCTGATGATCGGCCATTCGTTGGGCGCGATGCTGCTGGCGCGGCGCTGGAGCGATGTGCCTTTGGTGGCGATCAACGGGTTTGACCGGTTTTGCGGGGCCGATGCGGTCGCCCCGCGCGTGGTGGCGCGCATGGTGAAACGCTTTGGCGAGGATCCGGCCAAGGTGCTGGCCGATTTTCGCGCCACCATCCATGCCGCCCCCGCGCCGGCGATTGTTTCGGGCGCAAGGCTGGGTGCGGATTTGGCCTTGCTGGCCGACGAGACCCCGGCCCCGGCCCATCGCGCCCCCGTTCTGGTGCTTCAGGCGGGCGATGACCCGCTGTTGCCGCCCGCGATGCGCGCAGGGGCCTTTGCCGGGGGGATTGAGCGCGCGGCGGCGGTCTGCCCGGCGGGCGGCCATCTGCTGCCTCTGACGCAGGCGGCATGGTGCGCGCAGGCCATCGCGGATTTTGCCCGATGA
- a CDS encoding methyltransferase, with amino-acid sequence MMANRLVADAFGRADQYDAHAGVQQQVATMLAQEIAGAGVRAAPRVLEIGCGTGLLGAALMPLLPGARWMMTDLSPAMLARARARFAGHGGVEYRAMDGQAPSVEGPFDLIASSLAFQWFDDLAGALARLDGLLAPGGLMAFSTMIAGSFAEWRAAHEGAPCGLADYPHADDLRAMGFAVREVELAVEGGGRAFLRHLRGIGADVPRAGHRPLSAGQLRQVIARFDSHGGCATYRVALCLGRIAATQ; translated from the coding sequence ATGATGGCCAACCGCCTTGTGGCCGACGCCTTTGGCCGTGCCGACCAGTATGACGCCCATGCCGGGGTGCAGCAGCAGGTCGCCACGATGCTGGCGCAAGAGATTGCCGGGGCGGGTGTGCGCGCGGCCCCGCGCGTGCTGGAGATCGGCTGCGGCACAGGCCTGCTCGGCGCCGCGCTGATGCCGCTGCTGCCCGGGGCGCGGTGGATGATGACCGACCTGTCGCCCGCCATGCTGGCGCGGGCGCGGGCGCGCTTTGCCGGGCATGGCGGCGTGGAATACCGCGCGATGGATGGGCAGGCCCCGTCTGTGGAAGGCCCCTTCGATCTGATCGCGTCCAGTCTGGCGTTTCAATGGTTCGATGATCTGGCCGGGGCGTTGGCGCGGCTCGATGGGTTGTTGGCGCCCGGCGGGCTGATGGCCTTCAGCACGATGATCGCGGGCAGCTTTGCCGAGTGGCGCGCGGCCCATGAGGGCGCGCCCTGCGGGCTGGCGGATTATCCGCATGCGGACGATCTGCGCGCGATGGGCTTTGCCGTGCGCGAGGTGGAATTGGCGGTGGAAGGCGGCGGGCGGGCCTTTTTGCGCCATTTGCGCGGGATCGGCGCAGATGTGCCGCGCGCGGGCCACCGCCCATTGTCGGCGGGGCAATTGCGGCAGGTTATCGCCCGATTCGATTCGCATGGCGGCTGTGCAACCTATCGCGTGGCACTGTGTCTGGGCCGGATTGCTGCAACGCAATAA
- a CDS encoding anti-phage deoxyguanosine triphosphatase codes for MDDTLWLARRENWTPQNEDARDGGDIDYARVIHSASFRRLQGKTQILNLGDSDFYRTRLTHSLEVAQIAGGIARQLERDGPDHPATAILPGRSMIHAIGCTHDFGHPPFGHGGEVALNYCMREEGGFEGNGQTLRILSRLETFSQNAGANLARRTLLGVLKYPVAYSAVRNPAIAPRLAPGPTTLRIIDAASAKPPKCYLDTECDVVDWILDPLSASDRALLQSFDANSGKHAKSRHKSLDCSIMDVADDIAYGVHDLEDAIALDLIHRETFAAAVTDRCPTFLDALKAKYPGESANDVMRQFVDGLYGGENSRKRFIGRLVHHFLTAVHYVEMPEFAAPLLRWRVGMAPGQKAFLDVLKDLVVREVITSPAVQHLEFKGQTMVVAVFEAMQADPARLLPRDRMPLYEAYGVRAICDYVAAMTDTSLLKTYERLFAPRMGSVFDRL; via the coding sequence ATGGATGACACGCTCTGGCTGGCCCGCCGCGAAAACTGGACCCCGCAGAATGAGGACGCCCGCGATGGGGGCGACATTGACTATGCCCGCGTCATCCATTCGGCCTCGTTCCGGCGGCTGCAGGGCAAAACGCAGATCCTCAATCTAGGCGACAGCGATTTCTACCGCACGCGGCTGACCCATTCGCTGGAGGTGGCGCAGATCGCGGGCGGTATTGCGCGGCAATTGGAGCGCGACGGGCCCGATCACCCGGCCACGGCGATCCTGCCGGGGCGCAGCATGATCCACGCCATCGGCTGCACCCATGATTTCGGCCATCCGCCGTTCGGCCACGGGGGCGAGGTGGCGCTCAACTATTGCATGCGCGAGGAGGGCGGGTTTGAAGGCAATGGCCAGACCCTGCGCATCCTTTCGCGCTTGGAGACTTTCTCGCAAAATGCCGGGGCGAATCTGGCGCGGCGGACCTTGCTGGGGGTGCTGAAATATCCGGTGGCCTATTCGGCGGTGCGCAATCCGGCCATCGCGCCGCGCCTTGCGCCCGGGCCCACCACCTTGCGGATCATCGACGCGGCCAGCGCCAAGCCGCCCAAATGCTATCTCGACACCGAGTGCGATGTGGTGGATTGGATTCTCGATCCTCTGTCCGCGTCGGATCGGGCTTTGTTGCAAAGCTTTGACGCCAATTCCGGCAAGCACGCCAAATCGCGCCACAAATCGCTCGATTGCAGCATCATGGATGTGGCCGATGACATTGCTTACGGCGTCCACGATCTGGAGGACGCCATCGCGCTGGACCTGATCCACCGCGAGACTTTTGCCGCCGCCGTGACGGATCGCTGCCCCACCTTCCTCGATGCGCTGAAAGCCAAATATCCCGGCGAGAGCGCCAATGATGTGATGCGGCAATTCGTCGATGGATTGTACGGCGGCGAAAACAGCCGCAAGCGCTTCATCGGGCGGCTGGTGCATCATTTCCTGACCGCGGTGCATTATGTCGAAATGCCCGAATTTGCCGCCCCTCTGCTGCGCTGGCGGGTGGGCATGGCGCCTGGGCAGAAGGCGTTTCTCGATGTGCTGAAGGATCTGGTCGTGCGCGAGGTGATCACCAGTCCGGCGGTCCAGCATCTGGAGTTCAAGGGCCAGACGATGGTGGTGGCCGTGTTCGAGGCGATGCAGGCCGATCCCGCGCGCCTGCTGCCGCGCGACCGCATGCCGCTTTACGAAGCCTATGGGGTCCGCGCGATCTGCGACTATGTTGCCGCGATGACCGACACCAGCCTGCTCAAGACCTATGAGCGGCTGTTTGCCCCGCGCATGGGCTCGGTGTTCGACCGGCTCTGA